Proteins co-encoded in one Grus americana isolate bGruAme1 chromosome 12, bGruAme1.mat, whole genome shotgun sequence genomic window:
- the F8 gene encoding coagulation factor VIII isoform X10, with translation MLVGALHGLLLLCLVEESISKVRRYYIGAVETTWDYMHSDLLSVLQAPAGVSGHPGPQPSMSGIPPRYRKAVFVEYPDALFTQPKPKPAWMGKKHPQHGLLGPTIRAEVYDTVVIMFKNLASRPYNLHAIGVSYWKASEGAGYEDETSQPEKEGDRVDPGKTHTYIWEIQQNQGPTDGDSACLTHSYSSNTDSVKDINSGLIGALLVCRPGTLVSDGNEDAQQEFVMLFAVFDEGKSWYSEPGSLAAPQPLPHNKTELHTINGYINGSLPGLTLCLKKQVHWHVIGLGTGPEVHSIFFEAHTFLVRGHRLSSLEISPATYLTAQTMPARAGWFRMFCQILSHQQAGMEAIVKVEECLEERLMKMGKLSDKPEDMDYPEEDEETYHVIHVRSFAKDKPVTWTHYIAAEEMDWDYAPVKPVFLDRNITRLFLEAGPQRIGSKYKKVMFVEYEDATFKKRKESDQLDKGILGPVIKGEVGDQFKIVFRNLASRPYNIYPHGLTSVRPYHTMKPSQDKDVKDIPVAPGQSFTYSWRVTTEDGPTQADPRCLTRFYYSSIDPVRDTASGLIGPLLICFKKSMDKRGNQIMSDKTRLVLFSIFDENRSWYLEENIRRFCTDATHVDTRDPQFYASNMMHTINGFVFDNLQPKLCLHEVVYWYVLSVGAQTDFLSIFFSGNTFKRNMVFEDMLTLFPFSGETVFMSLEKPGIWTLGCLNPDFRDRGMRAKFTVLQCQHEQYPDGEDYVDFDEEDGTFDFQPRGFSKRKRWHGTCVNKQLNNITSSRNETGKPRLCLTEPSHGALLSDGWISDPPSNGTTTLLGTSPHPPDISMPSLPETNYEPVSYESLLDDEEELSKIISQEEGFGALTPGEHLASVSGSVHDTVSSEGQQWLHQSPPAPEDALAGKKMTKISEVQEPVKRMMVQSGGTLEILEAEPQKTTIHATSLWDSIAYAASKPTLQENRISFNQNDLEHNLGLQDVSSQDAEDKLVREADKISLNLYKSKETISTEPALSTDHNSSSTLDNPSASSDETEDNRISHAVVHSQTRESNYSSNELDTKLEKRPHKVVLQGFYESFEGKNVSFSDLGPSKPVQEKFLTDETNFLPGKSGTEQEASELAKGTRLLETTVAHTNDLESSRYIMMEERDELILEAVFQGATSTKELPEMDSLAIPESSVMANDTRQFPDAFLNSPEQFLRHRAPAWSMSGPDWRPRQAMSLERRGLMHGQGLPNTSWPGSSEPLSVGNIAEQDLASQTPETAVNKKAPKVCGPHSPFCSARFKKRSLISSDTLPEVMVAQQSLEEKSNIVEGRLHLDGDAPQALIGDSADEMHPEGRPGIDGGVWISSDGAQRKRRSFPTWGALGSKVAMAASRSETQAAAVPADLASNWDPVSLGAAGHARGLQSPALAKLQLGRGVVWGAPSKKTEGRSQMEEETNSVDQLSQFSPQPQQLKTNATEDYVPESTPEQSPEEIPMKPASKENYSLSPSSPPRNHRTTKKTAKYVQASPAGWQMLSGEDVLRETGKREGQGLGEPKEDGESNSTARKRNHAPGHRERLALNNGTHSIPSRPKADKLDYDEYGDTEQTMEDFDIYGEEEHDPRSFQGEVRQYFIAAVEVMWEYSNQRPQHFLKATRSGRRKPFRQYRKVVFREYMDDSFTQPLLRGELDEHLGILGPYIRAEVEDVIMVTFKNLALRPFSFHSTLQAYEETQGTTPGREVVQPGELRKYSWKVLPQMAPTTQEFDCKAWAYFSNVDLEKDLHSGLIGPLIICRRGVLSFVFRRQLAVQEFSLLFTIFDETKSWYFLENMERNCRPPCRIQQDNPDFKRNHSFHAINGYVSDTLPGLVMAQQQRVRWHLLNMGSIEDIHSIHFHGQLFSIRTSQEYRMGVYNLYPGVFATVEMWPSHAGIWRVECKVGEHQQAGMSALFLVYNLNCRNALGLASGHIADSQITASGQYGGPFTSHDYSWHKNPRGPTKVLQPLHLPVCCLLQP, from the exons ATGCTGGTGGGAGCCCTGcatggcctcctgctcctctgcctggtCGAGGAGAGCATCAGCAAAGTTAGAAGATACTACATCGGTGCAGTGGAAACCACCTGGGACTACATGCACAGCGACCTGCTCTCCGTGCTGCAAGCACCTGCAGG tGTGTCGGGGCACCCAGGCCCACAGCCCTCCATGTCTGGCATCCCTCCCCGGTACAGGAAGGCTGTGTTTGTGGAGTACCCTGATGCCTTGTTCACGCAGCCCAAGCCCAAGCCAGCATGGATGGGTAAGAAGCACCCACAGCATG GTCTCCTGGGCCCCACTATCCGAGCAGAAGTCTATGACACAGTAGTCATCATGTTTAAAAACCTGGCTTCACGTCCATACAACCTCCATGCCATTGGGGTGTCCTACTGGAAGGCATCAGAGG GTGCAGGGTATGAGGATGAGACCAGCCAGCCAGAGAAGGAGGGTGACAGGGTGGATCCAGGGAAGACACACACGTACATCTGGGAAATTCAGCAAAACCAGGGCCCGACAGATGGTGACTCAGCATGCCTGACCCACTCCTACTCCTCTAACACCGACAGCGTGAAGGACATCAACTCCGGTTTGATTGGAGCCCTGCTTGTGTGCCGACCTG GGACCCTGGTGAGCGATGGGAACGAGGATGCACAGCAAGAGTTTGTGATGCTCTTCGCAGTGTTTGATGAAG GGAAAAGCTGGTACTCTGAGCCTGGCTCCCTTGCAGCTCCTCAACCCCTGCCTCACAACAAGACTGAGCTGCACACCATCAATGGCTACATCAATGGCTCACTGCCTG GTCTCACACTGTGCCTCAAGAAGCAGGTCCACTGGCATGTGATCGGGTTGGGCACTGGGCCAGAAGTCCATTCCATCTTCTTTGAAGCCCACACATTCCTGGTGAGAGGCCACCGTCTCAGCAGCCTAGAAATCTCCCCTGCCACATATCTCACAGCCCAGACCATGCCAGCAAGAGCTGGCTGGTTTCGGATGTTCTGCCAGATACTGTCCCATCAGCAAG CTGGCATGGAGGCCATTGTGAAGGTGGAGGAGTGTCTGGAGGAGCGCCTGATGAAGATGGGGAAGCTGTCAGACAAGCCAGAGGACATGGATTATCCTGAAGAAGATGAGGAAACTTATCATGTGATTCACGTGCGCTCTTTTGCCAAAGACAAGCCTGTGACGTGGACTCACTATATCGCGGCTGAGGAAATGGACTGGGACTATGCCCCTGTGAAGCCAGTGTTTCTGGACAG AAACATCACGCGCCTGTTCCTGGAGGCTGGCCCTCAGCGGATTGGTTCAAAGTATAAGAAAGTGATGTTTGTGGAGTATGAGGATGCAACCTTCAAGAAGCGCAAGGAGTCTGATCAACTGGACAAGGGAATTCTGGGACCTGTCATtaagggagaggttggagaTCAGTTTAAG ATCGTGTTCAGGAACCTGGCAAGCCGACCATACAACATCTACCCTCATGGCCTCACCAGTGTAAGGCCATACCACACCATGAAGCCCTCCCAAG ATAAGGACGTGAAGGACATTCCTGTTGCCCCTGGCCAGTCATTCACCTACAGCTGGAGAGTCACCACTGAGGATGGGCCAACACAGGCAGATCCTCGCTGCCTCACCCGTTTCTACTACAGCTCCATTGACCCAGTCCGAGACACGGCCTCAGGCCTGATTGGGCCCCTCCTGATCTGCTTTAAGAAGTCCATGGATAAGAGGGGAAATCAG ATAATGTCAGACAAAACCAGGTTGGTGCTGTTTTCGATCTTTGATGAGAACCGCAGCTGGTACCTGGAGGAGAACATCAGGCGGTTTTGCACTGACGCAACCCATGTGGATACGCGGGACCCCCAGTTTTATGCCTCCAACATGATGCACA CTATTAACGGTTTTGTGTTTGACAACCTCCAACCAAAACTCTGCCTGCATGAAGTTGTATACTGGTATGTCCTGAGTGTTGGGGCCCAAACAGATTTCCTTTCCATCTTCTTCTCTGGAAACACATTCAAGCGCAACATGGTCTTTGAGGACATGCTTAcccttttcccattttctggAGAAACAGTCTTCATGAGTTTGGAAAAGCCAG GCATCTGGACACTGGGGTGCCTGAATCCTGATTTCAGAGACCGAGGGATGCGTGCCAAGTTCACAGTTTTGCAGTGCCAGCATGAGCAATATCCTGATGGGGAAGATTATGTGGATTTCGATGAGGAGGATGGCACCTTTGACTTCCAACCCAGGGGCTTCTCTAAAAGAAAGAGATGGCACGGGACATGTGTGAATAAGCAACTGAACAACATCACCTCTTCCAGAAATGAGACAGGGAAGCCAAGATTGTGCTTGACAGAACCCAGCCATGGGGCCCTCCTGAGTGATGGCTGGATTTCTGATCCCCCTTCCAATGGCACAACAACACTTTTAGGAACAAGCCCACATCCACCTGATATTTCCATGCCTTCTCTGCCAGAGACAAACTATGAGCCAGTGTCCTATGAATCATTACTGGATGATGAAGAAGAATTGTCAAAAATCATCAGCCAGGAAGAAGGGTTTGGAGCTCTCACACCTGGAGAACACTTGGCAAGTGTCAGTGGAAGTGTCCATGATACTGTGAGCTCAGAAGGTCAGCAATGGCTGCACCAATCCCCACCAGCTCCAGAAGATGCTCTGGCAGGaaagaagatgacaaaaatctcagaGGTGCAGGAACCAGTAAAAAGGATGATGGTCCAGTCTGGTGGTACATTAGAGATCCTGGAAGCAGAGCCTCAAAAGACAACTATTCATGCAACAAGCTTGTGGGACTCAATTGCTTATGCTGCTAGCAAACCTACTCTTCAAGAGAACAGGATCTCATTTAATCAGAATGACCTGGAGCACAATCTGGGACTTCAAGACGTGTCTTCACAGGATGCTGAGGACAAGTTGGTAAGAGAAGCTGATAAAATATCCTTAAATCTATACAAGTCAAAGGAGACAATCAGTACAGAACCGGCTTTAAGCACTGATCATAACTCTTCCTCCACACTGGACAATCCTTCTGCATCTTCAGATGAGACAGAAGACAACAGGATTTCTCATGCTGTGGTTCACAGTCAGACCAGAGAAAGCAATTATTCATCAAATGAGCTAGATactaaactggaaaaaagacCTCACAAAGTGGTTTTGCAAGGCTTTTATGAATCTTTTGAAGGGAAGAATGTTTCTTTCTCAGACCTGGGACCCAGCAAACCCGTACAAGAAAAATTCCTCACAGATGAGACTAACTTCTTGCCTGGAAAAAGTGGCACAGAACAAGAAGCCAGTGAACTTGCCAAAGGCACACGCCTTCTAGAAACTACCGTTGCACATACCAATGACCTTGAGTCTTCCAGATATATAATGATGGAAGAGAGGGATGAATTAATCTTGGAGGCAGTGTTTCAGGGTGCTACATCCACTAAGGAATTGCCAGAGATGGACAGTCTTGCCATTCCTGAATCAAGCGTCATGGCCAATGACACAAGGCAGTTCCCAGATGCTTTCTTAAACAGCCCTGAGCAGTTTCTGAGACACAGAGCTCCAGCCTGGAGCATGAGTGGCCCTGACTGGAGGCCTCGACAAGCCATGTCACTGGAGAGAAGAGGCTTGATGCATGGTCAGGGTCTTCCCAACACCAGTTGGCCTGGCAGCAGTGAGCCCCTCTCTGTGGGTAACATAGCAGAGCAGGATCTGGCCAGCCAGACCCCTGAGACAGCAGTAAATAAGAAAGCCCCAAAGGTGTGTGGACCTCATTCCCCTTTTTGCAGTGCTCGCTTCAAAAAGAGGTCCCTGATATCAAGCGACACTTTGCCTGAGGTGATGGTAGCCCAGCAAAGcctggaagaaaaatcaaacatcGTTGAGGGAAGACTACACCTGGACGGGGATGCTCCACAGGCTCTAATAGGAGATAGtgctgatgagatgcatcctgAGGGGAGGCCAGGCATAGATGGGGGTGTATGGATCAGCAGTGACGGGGCCCAGCGCAAAAGACGCTCCTTCCCCACatggggagcactgggaagcAAGGTGGCAATGGCAGCAAGCAGGTCAGAAAcgcaggctgctgctgtgcctgcagaCCTGGCCTCAAACTGGGACCCAGTCTCTCTGGGGGCAGCAGGACATGCTCGGGGCTTGCAGAGCCCAGCTCTGGCTAAGCTGCAGCTAGGCAGAGGTGTTGTGTGGGGGGCTCCCAGCAAGAAAACTGAGGGGAGAAGCCAGATGGAAGAGGAGACAAACTCTGTGGATCAGCTGAGTCAGTTCAGTCCTCAGCCTCAGCAGCTCAAGACAAATGCCACAGAGGACTACGTGCCCGAGAGCACACCTGAGCAAAGCCCAGAAGAAATCCCTATGAAACCAGCCTCCAAAGAGAACTATTCCCTCTCTCCAAGCAGCCCCCCTCGCAACCACCGCACTACCAAAAAAACAGCCAAGTACGTGCAAGCTAGTCCAGCTGGATGGCAGATGCTCAGTGGGGAAGATGTCCTCAGAGAAACTGGGAAGAGAGAGGGCCAGGGCCTAGGAGAGCCCAAGGAGGATGGGGAAAGCAACAGCACAGCTAGGAAGAGGAACCATGCCCCAGGACATAGGGAGAGACTGGCTCTGAACAATGGGACCCATTCCATCCCCTCAAGGCCAAAGGCTGACAAGCTGGACTACGATGAGTATGGTGACACAGAGCAGACCATGGAGGATTTTGACATCTACGGGGAAGAGGAGCATGACCCACGCTCCTTCCAGGGGGAGGTACGGCAATACTTCATTGCAGCAGTGGAGGTGATGTGGGAATACAGCAACCAGAGACCCCAGCACTTCCTAAAAGCCAC CAGGAGCGGCAGGAGGAAGCCTTTCCGGCAGTACCGCAAGGTGGTTTTCCGAGAATACATGGACGATTCCTTCACGCAGCCGCTGCTGCGGGGAGAGCTGGACGAGCACTTGGGCATCCTTGGGCCATACATCAGGGCAGAAGTTGAAGATGTCATCATG GTTACATTCAAGAACCTGGCCTTGCGGCCCTTCTCCTTCCATTCCACGCTGCAAGCTTATGAGGAGACGCAGGGCACAACACCGGGTAGAGAGGTAGTGCAGCCCGGTGAGCTCCGGAAGTACTCCTGGAAAGTCCTGCCCCAGATGGCACCCACCACACAGGAGTTTGACTGCAAAGCCTGGGCTTACTTCTCCAACGTGGACCTG GAAAAGGACCTGCACTCAGGCCTCATTGGGCCACTGATCATCTGCCGCCGTGGGGTGCTGAGCTTTGTTTTCAGGCGGCAGCTGGCTGTACAGGAGTTCTCCCTGCTCTTCACTATCTTTGATGAGACCAAAAGCTGGTACTTCCTGGAGAACATGGAGAGGAACTGCCGCCCTCCCTGCCGCATCCAGCAAGACAACCCTGACTTTAAGAGAAACCATTCCTTCCATG CCATCAATGGCTACGTGAGTGACACACTGCCTGGGCTGGTGATGGCTCAGCAACAACGGGTCCGATGGCACCTCCTGAACATGGGCAGCATTGAGGATATTCACTCCATCCACTTTCACGGGCAGCTGTTCAGCATCAGGACTAGCCAGGAGTATCGCATGGGAGTCTACAACCTTTATCCTG GTGTTTTTGCAACGGTGGAGATGTGGCCCTCACATGCCGGGATCTGGCGGGTAGAGTGCAAAGTGGGAGAGCACCAGCAAGCTGGCATGAGTGCTCTCTTCCTCGTGTACAATCTGA ACTGCCGAAACGCCCTTGGCCTGGCCTCAGGCCACATTGCAGACTCTCAGATTACAGCATCGGGGCAGTATG GTGGACCTTTTACATCTCATGATTATTCATGGCATAAAAACCCAAGGGGCCCGACAAAAGTTCTCCAGCCTTTACATCTCCCAGTTTGTTGTCTTCTACAGCCTTGA